The Bacillus sp. Marseille-Q1617 genome has a segment encoding these proteins:
- a CDS encoding superoxide dismutase family protein: MPEMAYAMIQGGPLAPKLNGYVFFREVPNGVEVFIEVHGLPQYQKGSGEKKPVGPHGFHLHEKGVCEVGDKEDPFQSAGGHWNPDNQPHGNHAGDFPVLFSNDGYSKMSFFTNRFKVEDVIGKGVIIHQNPDDYRSQPSGDAGKRLGCGVVMKYGM; encoded by the coding sequence ATGCCTGAGATGGCATATGCCATGATTCAGGGAGGACCGCTCGCTCCCAAGTTAAACGGATATGTCTTCTTTCGGGAAGTGCCGAATGGGGTGGAAGTATTCATAGAGGTTCATGGGCTGCCGCAGTATCAAAAAGGAAGCGGGGAAAAAAAGCCTGTCGGACCGCATGGCTTTCATCTTCATGAAAAAGGGGTATGTGAAGTCGGTGACAAGGAGGATCCTTTTCAATCTGCAGGGGGACACTGGAATCCGGATAATCAGCCTCACGGGAATCACGCGGGAGATTTTCCTGTACTGTTTTCCAACGACGGCTACAGCAAAATGTCATTCTTTACGAACAGGTTCAAAGTGGAGGATGTCATAGGAAAAGGAGTCATCATCCATCAAAATCCGGATGACTATAGATCCCAGCCCTCAGGGGATGCAGGGAAGCGGCTTGGCTGCGGAGTGGTCATGAAGTATGGGATGTGA
- a CDS encoding S8 family peptidase translates to MQGEIRLIPYFMDEMVADANEIPKGIDLIQAPSLWKNGYKGNEITVAVLDTGCDVNHPDLKGKVKGWRNFTDDDSGAENNVTDYSGHGTHVAGTIAANEDGQGVIGAAPLAELLVIKVLAGSRGSGKYDWIVNGIQYAIDQGADIISMSLGGPTDYKPLHEVIQRAVDANILVVCAAGNEGDSNGTTDEFSYPASYNEVISVGSIDLQRNSSYFTNSNNEVDLVAPGEKILSTIPGDKYAKLSGTSMAAPHVAGALALIKQFEQASFARILSEPEIYAQLIKRTVPLGFPKTLEGNGLLYLTAPDLLKEHIRNQPLAHIG, encoded by the coding sequence ATGCAAGGTGAAATCAGATTAATTCCATATTTCATGGATGAAATGGTGGCTGATGCGAATGAAATTCCCAAAGGCATTGACTTAATCCAAGCTCCAAGCTTATGGAAAAATGGTTATAAAGGAAATGAAATAACGGTTGCGGTTCTTGATACAGGCTGCGATGTAAACCATCCAGACCTGAAAGGGAAAGTAAAAGGCTGGAGGAATTTCACGGATGATGACAGTGGTGCAGAGAATAACGTGACAGATTATAGCGGTCACGGCACGCATGTAGCGGGCACAATCGCTGCGAATGAAGATGGACAGGGCGTGATCGGCGCTGCTCCGCTCGCTGAATTGCTTGTCATTAAAGTGCTGGCAGGAAGCCGTGGGAGCGGGAAATATGATTGGATTGTTAACGGCATTCAGTATGCTATCGACCAGGGTGCTGATATCATCTCCATGTCACTTGGTGGACCGACGGATTACAAACCACTTCATGAAGTGATCCAAAGAGCTGTCGATGCCAACATCTTAGTTGTATGTGCAGCCGGTAATGAAGGGGATTCCAACGGCACTACAGACGAATTCTCTTATCCTGCCTCTTATAATGAAGTCATCTCAGTCGGTTCGATCGATCTTCAACGGAATTCTTCCTACTTCACCAATTCTAATAACGAAGTAGACTTGGTTGCACCCGGCGAAAAAATATTATCTACGATACCGGGTGACAAATACGCCAAGCTCAGTGGAACATCGATGGCAGCTCCGCATGTGGCCGGTGCCCTCGCTCTTATCAAACAGTTTGAGCAGGCATCCTTTGCACGGATCTTATCAGAACCAGAGATATATGCGCAGCTTATAAAACGGACAGTGCCTCTAGGCTTCCCAAAAACATTGGAAGGAAACGGTCTGCTCTATTTGACAGCTCCCGATCTTTTAAAGGAACATATCCGAAATCAGCCTTTGGCTCACATTGGATAA
- a CDS encoding sodium-dependent transporter: MSQREQWSSKLGFILAAAGSAIGLGAIWKFPYTAGQNGGGAFFLIFILFTLLLGLPLLLAEFSIGRTAQSNAVDSYKKIAPGTKWHWVGILGMITSFILLSFYSVVGGWIVVYLFKAITGEMNGLTSEQYGELFGATISNPGLSVSVQFLFILMTILVVAKGVQKGIERASKIMMPALFVLFIILVLRAVTLDGAMEGITFLLEPDFSKVTSQTILEAMGQSFFTLSVGVSVMVTYSSYLPKDQSLPRSAGSIVAMNIFIVLLAGLAVFPAVFSFGLEPGAGPVLLFNVLPTIFNQLPFGMLFFIAFLVLFLFAALTSAFSMLEIIVSVISKGDPALRKKWSWIIGLAIFVFGIPSALSYGVLSDVIIFGKTIFDLADFTVSNVLLPIGSLLIALFIPIKMKKTALYEELKRGSRLKKGLFETWYFLIRFIAPILIIAVMLDVLGIL, translated from the coding sequence ATGAGTCAACGTGAACAATGGTCATCAAAGCTTGGTTTTATCCTTGCCGCAGCAGGTTCTGCAATCGGACTGGGGGCCATCTGGAAATTCCCCTATACAGCAGGTCAAAATGGAGGCGGAGCGTTTTTCCTGATCTTTATTCTATTCACTTTACTACTCGGCCTTCCATTACTGCTCGCGGAGTTCTCCATCGGACGAACCGCCCAGAGCAATGCGGTTGATTCTTACAAAAAAATAGCCCCGGGTACGAAGTGGCACTGGGTAGGGATTCTCGGGATGATTACTTCCTTCATCCTTCTATCCTTCTACAGTGTGGTCGGAGGCTGGATCGTCGTTTATTTATTTAAAGCGATAACAGGTGAGATGAACGGACTCACCTCAGAGCAATACGGCGAGCTTTTCGGAGCTACGATTTCAAATCCGGGCTTGAGCGTATCTGTTCAGTTCCTCTTTATCCTGATGACAATCCTTGTCGTTGCCAAAGGGGTTCAGAAGGGAATCGAGCGTGCAAGTAAAATTATGATGCCGGCACTCTTTGTGCTGTTCATCATCCTTGTCCTGCGTGCAGTTACGCTTGATGGCGCAATGGAAGGAATCACGTTCCTGCTGGAGCCCGATTTTTCTAAAGTAACATCACAAACGATACTGGAAGCAATGGGACAATCCTTCTTCACCCTGAGCGTCGGGGTTTCGGTAATGGTGACCTACAGCTCCTACTTGCCGAAGGATCAAAGTCTTCCCCGCTCAGCCGGTTCCATTGTTGCGATGAACATCTTTATCGTTCTTCTGGCTGGACTTGCCGTTTTTCCGGCAGTGTTCTCATTCGGACTTGAGCCTGGGGCAGGGCCTGTCTTATTATTCAATGTGCTGCCGACAATTTTTAATCAGCTGCCATTCGGAATGCTGTTCTTTATTGCCTTTCTCGTACTGTTCTTGTTTGCAGCTCTGACATCCGCCTTTTCGATGCTGGAAATCATTGTTTCCGTCATTTCAAAAGGGGACCCTGCACTTCGCAAAAAATGGTCGTGGATCATCGGGCTTGCGATTTTTGTATTCGGAATTCCGTCTGCATTATCTTATGGAGTATTGAGTGACGTCATCATTTTCGGTAAAACGATTTTCGATTTGGCTGACTTTACAGTGAGCAATGTACTGCTGCCGATCGGTTCCCTGCTCATTGCCCTGTTCATACCGATCAAGATGAAAAAGACGGCGCTTTACGAAGAACTGAAGCGTGGAAGCAGATTGAAAAAAGGATTATTCGAAACGTGGTATTTCCTGATCCGTTTTATCGCTCCGATCTTGATTATTGCTGTTATGCTTGATGTGCTTGGTATATTGTAA